The following proteins are co-located in the Haloplanus sp. HW8-1 genome:
- the flaJ gene encoding archaellar assembly protein FlaJ, whose amino-acid sequence MASEPATSNETDITASETLASIVEAYGRMDMELSRYLLLIVLPSAVFFFGTVVVAVFVQLPISVRLPVPLLGALVLAAAIAYPKLLVSQERVEMENQYHLLMTHMTVLSTTNIDRMEVFRKLAEEEEYGALATEVGRVVQLVDTWNQSLDDACRRRARRIPSEPLSDFFDRLAYTVNAGQELSEFLLSEQQVMIQNYVTMYESTLDNLEVMKDLYLSMVLSMTFALVFAIVLPILTGTNPSMTVGAVIVLYAFIQIGFFLVIRTMSPYDPLWYYPEEIRPDGELRLIASLGVGGLLSLVLVVLVVGDLFGGVPGVTDLLPVSSVPRPLYMAIPVTPLAIPGVVFRIEEQRIKARDAEFPSFIRALGASETAKQSTTTAVLKTLRKKDFGPLTGDVDDLFKRLNMRLEPDRAWQYFTGNTRSYLIQKFSDMYLVGRQMGGEPKQLGELISENMNHVNQLRQQREQATVTMIGLLYGITAASSFAFFIGFKIVDILAGMSLDLSTSSQFSASQLIHTGVYDLPFIQFLLLSVVMINAVLSSLIIRTVDGGHKGSALLHFVMLTWIGCVVAVLTMSVVGGLLNV is encoded by the coding sequence ATGGCGTCCGAACCAGCAACGTCGAACGAGACGGACATCACCGCCTCCGAGACGCTCGCGTCCATCGTCGAGGCGTACGGCCGGATGGATATGGAGCTGTCGCGGTATCTCCTCCTCATCGTACTCCCGTCCGCGGTGTTTTTCTTCGGTACCGTCGTCGTCGCCGTCTTCGTCCAGTTGCCGATCTCCGTGCGGCTCCCCGTTCCCCTACTCGGCGCACTCGTCCTCGCGGCAGCGATCGCCTATCCGAAACTTCTCGTCAGCCAGGAGCGCGTCGAGATGGAGAACCAGTATCACCTCCTGATGACCCACATGACGGTGCTGTCGACGACGAACATCGACCGGATGGAGGTGTTCCGCAAGCTCGCCGAGGAAGAGGAGTACGGCGCGCTGGCGACGGAGGTCGGTCGTGTCGTCCAGCTCGTCGACACGTGGAACCAGAGCCTCGACGACGCCTGTCGGCGTCGCGCTCGTCGCATCCCCAGCGAACCGCTCTCGGACTTCTTCGACCGGCTTGCCTACACGGTCAACGCCGGTCAGGAACTCAGCGAATTCCTCCTCAGCGAACAGCAGGTGATGATCCAAAACTACGTGACGATGTACGAGAGCACCCTCGACAACCTCGAAGTGATGAAGGACCTCTATCTCTCGATGGTGCTCTCGATGACGTTCGCGCTCGTGTTCGCCATCGTGCTGCCGATCCTCACCGGGACGAATCCGAGCATGACCGTCGGCGCCGTCATCGTCCTCTATGCGTTCATCCAGATCGGCTTCTTTCTCGTCATCCGGACGATGTCGCCGTACGACCCGCTCTGGTACTACCCCGAGGAGATCCGTCCCGACGGCGAGTTGCGGCTGATCGCCAGCCTCGGCGTCGGTGGACTGCTCTCGCTCGTCCTCGTGGTCCTCGTCGTCGGCGACCTGTTCGGTGGCGTTCCCGGCGTGACCGACCTGCTTCCCGTCTCGTCGGTACCCCGCCCGCTCTACATGGCGATTCCGGTCACCCCGCTGGCGATCCCGGGCGTCGTCTTCCGGATCGAAGAACAGCGTATCAAAGCCCGGGACGCCGAGTTCCCGAGCTTCATCCGGGCGCTTGGCGCGAGCGAGACGGCCAAGCAGTCGACGACCACGGCCGTGCTCAAGACCCTCCGAAAGAAAGATTTCGGGCCGCTCACCGGCGACGTCGACGACCTGTTCAAGCGCCTGAACATGCGACTGGAGCCCGACCGGGCGTGGCAGTACTTCACTGGCAACACCCGTTCCTATCTCATCCAGAAGTTCAGCGATATGTACCTCGTCGGCAGACAGATGGGTGGCGAGCCCAAACAGTTGGGCGAACTCATCAGCGAAAACATGAACCACGTCAACCAGCTCAGACAGCAGCGCGAGCAGGCGACGGTCACCATGATCGGCCTGCTGTACGGCATCACCGCGGCCTCCTCGTTTGCCTTCTTCATCGGCTTCAAGATCGTCGACATCCTCGCCGGAATGTCGTTGGACCTCTCGACGAGTTCCCAGTTCAGCGCCAGCCAGCTCATCCACACCGGTGTGTACGACCTCCCGTTCATCCAGTTTCTCCTGCTGAGCGTCGTCATGATCAACGCCGTCCTGTCGTCGCTCATCATCCGCACCGTCGACGGCGGTCACAAGGGCAGCGCACTCCTGCATTTCGTGATGCTCACGTGGATCGGCTGCGTGGTCGCCGTCTTGACCATGTCCGTCGTGGGGGGACTGTTGAATGTGTGA
- a CDS encoding CheF family chemotaxis protein: MNERVIADFVGQFYVNDMDRAEPVRGRIVLSPKRLVLAGEDCKVTIPMAAMFDVAVGHVPPEMREFFSDTVTLAYNTDEGRRMAVIEGDADTMEKFSTVLFKANLNGREVTVQHPARRGGRVVDSPAKQARLSVDDGTLAFRSGDSSFSIDLATVTDFEKERRTLDGTSRPALSVRHVPRTTALVSVFALTSERLMNLLGRYLRLEYTDIVESLSDMSLSDEEVQVLLAIYSAGEDVDPLDVVAADASQTTMVLKGLRKKGLVVDDDRGTALTPKGRVVVNSRLEEVNS, from the coding sequence GTGAACGAACGCGTCATCGCCGATTTCGTCGGTCAGTTTTACGTCAACGACATGGACCGCGCCGAACCCGTGCGCGGGCGGATCGTGCTGAGTCCGAAACGGCTCGTACTGGCCGGCGAAGACTGCAAGGTGACGATCCCGATGGCGGCGATGTTCGACGTGGCCGTCGGTCACGTGCCACCCGAGATGCGGGAGTTTTTCAGCGACACGGTCACCCTCGCGTACAACACCGACGAGGGCCGCCGGATGGCCGTCATCGAGGGCGACGCCGACACCATGGAGAAGTTCTCGACTGTCCTGTTCAAGGCCAACCTCAACGGGCGTGAAGTGACGGTCCAGCACCCCGCACGGCGCGGCGGACGCGTCGTCGACTCGCCCGCCAAGCAGGCCCGTCTCTCCGTCGACGACGGCACGCTCGCATTCCGAAGCGGCGACAGTTCGTTCAGCATCGACCTCGCGACGGTCACCGACTTCGAGAAGGAGCGACGGACGCTCGACGGGACGTCGCGACCCGCCCTCTCGGTCCGGCACGTGCCGCGTACGACCGCGCTCGTCTCGGTGTTCGCGCTCACCTCCGAACGGCTGATGAACCTGCTCGGGCGCTATCTCCGTCTGGAGTACACCGACATCGTCGAGTCGCTGTCGGACATGTCGCTGTCCGACGAGGAAGTCCAGGTGTTGCTCGCCATCTACTCCGCGGGCGAGGACGTCGACCCGCTGGACGTGGTCGCCGCCGACGCGAGCCAGACGACGATGGTCCTGAAGGGGCTCCGGAAGAAGGGTCTCGTCGTCGACGACGACCGGGGAACGGCACTGACTCCGAAGGGACGGGTCGTCGTCAACAGCCGTCTGGAGGAGGTCAACTCGTGA
- a CDS encoding CheF family chemotaxis protein codes for MSEGERKLTDTRGKFTMVVKEGRELNDAEWTGGRILLSNKRLILVRSDGKRTIPLKQIRSLEGRTDVNQLVAKVSGYVSLQLSTGDVVLVSAEDPETFERMLYRALLDRTVVLARHPAVEGGVVTDAEWKKARLKIEEGSIDVAIADGSFVEIDLDDIGSMEANERSVKDEKRRVLEVEHSQEGTSVQTYISGSSRRCSILESLLRKGESRSEIGVDLTERQNEVLMALYSGVSPFEIPDFLGMDVDDVEEVFDRLIELDVVEEIRTRREVALNARGRNIASEAMNEQ; via the coding sequence ATGAGCGAGGGGGAACGCAAACTCACCGACACCCGCGGGAAGTTCACGATGGTAGTCAAGGAGGGCCGGGAACTGAACGACGCGGAGTGGACCGGCGGCCGCATCCTGCTGTCGAACAAACGGCTGATCCTCGTGCGGTCGGACGGAAAGCGGACGATTCCCCTGAAGCAGATCCGAAGTCTCGAAGGCCGCACCGACGTGAACCAACTCGTCGCGAAGGTGTCCGGATACGTCAGCCTCCAACTCTCGACCGGCGACGTGGTGCTCGTCTCCGCCGAGGATCCCGAAACCTTCGAGCGGATGCTCTACCGGGCGCTGCTCGACCGGACGGTCGTCCTGGCTCGTCATCCGGCCGTCGAAGGGGGTGTCGTTACGGACGCCGAGTGGAAGAAGGCCCGCCTGAAGATCGAAGAGGGCTCGATCGACGTCGCCATCGCCGACGGATCCTTCGTCGAGATCGACCTCGATGACATCGGCTCGATGGAGGCGAACGAACGGTCGGTCAAAGACGAGAAACGCCGAGTACTGGAGGTCGAACACAGTCAGGAAGGGACGAGCGTCCAGACGTACATCTCCGGATCGTCGCGCCGGTGTTCGATCCTCGAGAGCCTCCTTCGCAAGGGGGAGAGCCGAAGCGAGATCGGTGTCGATCTCACCGAACGGCAAAACGAGGTGTTGATGGCGCTTTACTCCGGGGTATCTCCCTTCGAGATCCCCGACTTCCTCGGGATGGACGTCGACGATGTCGAGGAGGTGTTCGACCGCCTGATCGAACTCGACGTGGTCGAGGAGATCCGAACCCGGCGGGAAGTCGCACTCAACGCCCGTGGACGGAACATCGCCAGCGAAGCGATGAACGAGCAGTGA
- a CDS encoding HEAT repeat domain-containing protein, whose product MSLYQLEKDGDVDSLLDHLKLSDSPTIRTRAAEILGDVVDDEPQAVDALVTAARTDDDEAVRGAAIDALDAIGADAIERLIGEMAGADTDDGADWVRAEAFVETLSADRPELRMAAANALRRLADPGTLPALIDALDDPNLRVRARAARACGAVGDERAADALAARLDDPTSRVRRDAADALAAIGTDRALKPLLDAVTDQNDDVRYAAVMALGGYQGPEAIDPLIAALDDESDVVRRAAVFSIIELLAAAPTEQSHRIRETVVDRLESADRSVVDPLVELLRESDQPRERRNAAWLLGRVTGDNGRKDAIDALVDCLGVDDGTTAQFAATSLVELGGAAVEDALLDLLEDHERTDAARSKAVFVLGKVGGDRARDELEALLDRTDEAEVRKQAFSALSKLGGRR is encoded by the coding sequence ATGTCGCTCTACCAGCTCGAAAAGGACGGAGACGTAGATTCCCTGCTCGATCACTTGAAACTCAGCGACTCGCCGACGATTCGAACGCGGGCCGCCGAGATCCTGGGCGACGTCGTCGACGACGAGCCCCAGGCCGTCGACGCGCTGGTAACCGCGGCACGGACGGACGACGACGAGGCGGTTCGGGGCGCGGCCATCGACGCGCTCGACGCCATCGGCGCCGACGCCATCGAACGGCTGATCGGCGAGATGGCGGGCGCCGACACCGACGACGGCGCCGACTGGGTGCGTGCCGAGGCGTTCGTCGAGACGCTGTCGGCCGACCGACCGGAGTTACGGATGGCGGCCGCGAACGCGCTCCGTCGACTGGCCGATCCCGGTACGCTCCCGGCGCTGATCGACGCCCTCGACGATCCGAATCTACGGGTGCGTGCCCGGGCGGCACGGGCCTGCGGAGCCGTCGGCGACGAGCGCGCCGCCGACGCGCTGGCCGCGCGGCTGGACGATCCGACGAGCCGCGTACGACGCGATGCCGCCGATGCGCTGGCGGCCATCGGCACCGATCGAGCGCTCAAGCCGCTTCTCGACGCCGTCACCGATCAGAACGACGACGTGCGATACGCCGCAGTCATGGCGTTGGGTGGGTATCAGGGGCCGGAGGCCATCGATCCCCTGATCGCGGCGCTCGACGACGAGAGCGACGTGGTTCGGCGGGCGGCCGTCTTCTCGATCATCGAGTTGCTCGCGGCGGCACCGACCGAACAGAGCCACCGCATCCGTGAGACGGTCGTGGACCGACTGGAGTCGGCCGATCGGAGCGTCGTCGACCCGCTCGTCGAACTGCTCAGGGAGAGCGATCAACCACGTGAGCGACGGAACGCAGCGTGGCTTCTCGGACGCGTGACGGGTGATAACGGACGCAAAGACGCCATCGACGCGCTGGTCGATTGCCTCGGCGTCGACGACGGCACGACGGCGCAGTTCGCCGCGACGAGTCTCGTCGAACTCGGCGGGGCGGCCGTCGAGGACGCGCTTCTCGATCTGCTCGAAGATCACGAGCGCACCGACGCGGCCCGGTCGAAGGCCGTCTTCGTCCTCGGGAAGGTCGGCGGCGATCGCGCCCGCGACGAACTGGAGGCGTTGCTCGATCGAACCGACGAGGCGGAGGTCCGAAAGCAGGCGTTTTCTGCGCTGTCCAAACTCGGGGGGCGACGTTAG
- a CDS encoding CheR family methyltransferase: MSSNSTDADEDEAFERLLAHLERKLDFESSYYNESYLDRRISARMRRRDVESYDAYLDLVRSDPEEPTALLDSLSINVTSFYRNPEAWEPIREVLREVTSGHGRTTVWSAPCSDGREPYSIAMLALDDDEVRTRGLEILATDINADVLERAREGVYHTTKTRDVAEELEPLDDAASYVDRDGDQFSVRDEVKDLVTFEQHDLIADEPKRNVDLVLCRNLLIYINTESKRAVVDTVLSSLRDGGYLVIGMTETLPRKSRPMVETVDKRRRVYRRT, from the coding sequence ATGAGTTCGAACTCGACCGACGCCGACGAGGACGAAGCGTTCGAGCGCCTCCTGGCTCACCTGGAGCGAAAACTCGATTTCGAGTCGTCGTACTACAACGAGTCGTATCTGGACCGCCGCATCTCCGCACGGATGCGTCGTCGTGATGTCGAGTCCTACGACGCGTATCTCGACCTCGTGCGGTCGGACCCCGAGGAGCCGACGGCACTGCTCGACTCCCTGAGCATCAACGTGACCAGTTTCTATCGCAACCCCGAGGCCTGGGAGCCGATCCGGGAGGTCCTGCGCGAGGTGACGAGCGGCCACGGACGAACGACGGTGTGGAGCGCCCCCTGTTCGGACGGGCGCGAGCCCTACTCGATCGCGATGCTCGCCCTCGACGACGACGAGGTGCGGACCCGTGGACTCGAGATCCTCGCGACCGACATCAACGCCGACGTGCTGGAGCGCGCCCGCGAGGGCGTCTATCACACCACCAAAACGCGAGACGTGGCCGAGGAGCTGGAGCCGCTCGACGACGCCGCGTCGTACGTCGACCGCGACGGGGACCAGTTCAGCGTCCGGGACGAGGTGAAGGACCTCGTCACCTTCGAGCAGCACGACCTGATCGCCGACGAGCCGAAACGGAACGTGGACCTCGTGCTCTGTCGGAACCTCCTCATCTATATCAACACGGAATCCAAACGGGCAGTCGTGGACACCGTACTCTCGTCGCTTCGCGACGGCGGCTACCTCGTCATCGGGATGACGGAGACGCTGCCACGGAAGAGTCGACCGATGGTGGAGACGGTTGACAAACGACGACGGGTGTACCGACGAACCTGA
- the cheA gene encoding chemotaxis protein CheA: MTEEYVQAFVHESEEQLTDLNNSLLALESDPDDREAMDDIFRTAHTLKGNFGAMGYDDASDLAHAIEDLLDELREGEMAVTPEVMDLVFAGVDRLELAVESIDEDGTVDVETADLEDDIRAVIEDGAAGATVDDGDDDTTDDDTASGVEDQVDTFEVAVEVGESEMKGVDAMLVLEAAREEADLVSATPDPEALEDGEYENGFELVVASTTADELHSTLDRVSAIEHADIAQAGVTGTEPEEHEEFADDGDDDTTDSTSTDDTADSTPTDDGTASGGGSNGSSREISSVRVDVDQLDDLHGLVEQLVTSRIKLRRAVDDGDVGSATDTLGELDKITGNLQNTVMDMRLIPMRKVISKFPRLVRDLAREQGKEIDFRMEGQDIELDRTILTEISDPLMHILRNAVDHGIAPPAERERAGKDREGTIELRASRERDHVTVTVEDDGRGLDVDELRRKALETGVRSEAELDSMEDSEVYDLVFHPGFSTADEVTDVSGRGVGMDVVHSTVKQLDGSVNVESEQGEGTTVTLRLPVTVAIVKVLFVEVGDEEYGIPIKNIDEVSRIPEVKTINEEPTIEHDEDIYPVVNLADELEVPGATNEGDGMLLRIRKSERRAALQCDAVNKQEEVVVKPLEGVLSGIPGLSGTAVLGDGNIVPILDVVTL, translated from the coding sequence ATGACAGAGGAGTACGTCCAAGCGTTCGTCCACGAGAGCGAAGAGCAGTTGACCGACCTGAACAACTCCCTGCTGGCCCTGGAGTCCGATCCGGACGACCGCGAGGCGATGGACGACATCTTCCGGACGGCCCACACCCTGAAGGGGAACTTCGGGGCCATGGGCTACGACGACGCCAGCGACCTCGCCCACGCCATCGAGGACCTCCTCGACGAACTCAGGGAGGGCGAGATGGCGGTTACCCCCGAAGTGATGGATCTGGTGTTCGCGGGCGTCGACCGACTCGAACTCGCCGTCGAATCCATCGACGAGGACGGCACCGTCGACGTGGAGACGGCGGATCTGGAAGACGACATCCGTGCGGTCATCGAGGACGGTGCGGCCGGCGCAACGGTCGACGACGGCGACGACGACACCACCGACGACGATACCGCCTCCGGCGTCGAAGATCAGGTCGACACCTTCGAGGTCGCCGTCGAGGTGGGCGAGTCGGAGATGAAAGGCGTCGACGCGATGCTCGTCCTCGAAGCCGCTCGCGAGGAGGCGGACCTGGTGTCGGCGACACCCGACCCCGAGGCCCTCGAGGACGGCGAGTACGAGAACGGGTTCGAACTCGTCGTCGCCTCGACGACGGCCGACGAACTACATTCGACGCTCGACCGTGTCTCGGCCATCGAGCACGCCGACATCGCACAGGCCGGCGTCACGGGGACGGAGCCCGAAGAACACGAGGAGTTCGCCGACGATGGCGACGACGACACGACCGACTCGACGTCGACCGACGACACAGCCGACTCGACGCCGACCGACGACGGGACGGCGAGCGGCGGGGGCTCGAACGGGTCCTCCCGCGAGATCAGCTCGGTCCGGGTGGACGTCGACCAACTCGACGACCTGCACGGGCTGGTCGAGCAGTTGGTGACCAGCCGGATCAAACTCCGGCGGGCCGTCGACGACGGCGACGTGGGGAGTGCGACCGACACGCTCGGCGAACTCGACAAGATCACTGGCAACCTCCAGAACACGGTGATGGACATGCGGCTGATCCCGATGCGGAAGGTGATCAGCAAGTTCCCCCGGCTGGTTCGTGATCTCGCCCGGGAGCAGGGCAAAGAGATCGACTTCCGGATGGAGGGACAGGACATCGAACTCGACCGCACGATCCTCACGGAGATCAGCGACCCGCTGATGCACATCCTCCGGAACGCGGTCGACCACGGCATCGCGCCGCCGGCGGAGCGAGAACGGGCTGGCAAGGATCGGGAGGGAACCATCGAACTCCGGGCCAGCCGAGAGCGTGACCACGTCACCGTCACGGTCGAGGACGACGGCCGCGGACTCGACGTGGACGAACTCCGGCGGAAGGCCCTCGAGACGGGCGTCCGCTCGGAGGCCGAACTCGACTCCATGGAGGACTCGGAGGTGTACGATCTGGTCTTCCATCCCGGCTTCTCGACCGCCGACGAGGTCACCGACGTGAGCGGGCGGGGCGTCGGTATGGACGTCGTCCACAGCACGGTCAAACAGCTCGACGGTTCGGTGAACGTCGAGAGCGAGCAGGGCGAGGGGACGACCGTCACCCTCCGGCTCCCGGTGACCGTCGCCATCGTCAAGGTGCTGTTCGTCGAGGTCGGCGACGAGGAGTACGGCATCCCGATCAAGAACATCGACGAAGTCAGCCGGATCCCGGAGGTCAAGACGATCAACGAGGAGCCGACGATCGAACACGACGAGGACATCTACCCGGTGGTCAACCTGGCCGACGAACTGGAGGTCCCCGGGGCGACGAACGAGGGAGACGGGATGTTGCTCCGCATCCGGAAGTCCGAACGCCGTGCTGCACTCCAGTGTGACGCCGTGAACAAACAGGAGGAGGTGGTCGTCAAACCGTTGGAGGGCGTCCTGAGCGGCATCCCGGGGCTCAGCGGGACCGCGGTCCTCGGTGATGGCAACATCGTCCCCATCCTCGACGTGGTGACGCTGTAG
- the cheB gene encoding chemotaxis-specific protein-glutamate methyltransferase CheB has protein sequence MSDRATRAVVVDDSHFMRTLLSDMLEDGDVTVVDTAANGAEAVAAVREHRPDVVTMDLQMPEVDGLEAVERIMDDKPTPILMLSAHTADGADVTFEALEKGAVDFFTKPGGEVSTRMSSKEDQLVRKVKAVAEADVSGRGAVAVDSTGGSAAGSVATDTREYRDGATVVIASSTGGPTVVESLVGSLPRDADLRVLVVQHMPDAFTSRFADRLDAASEYDVSEATGGDRIGGGEVLVAPGGKHLVVAGAGGGRLRTKLNEDPPEHGVRPAADVTMRSAAETVDGPLVGVVLTGMGADGAAGAEAVHDADGHVLAQDESSSAVFGMPKRAIERGCVDDVLAAGDLPGGILDAVKLEVNA, from the coding sequence ATGAGCGACAGAGCCACGCGGGCGGTCGTCGTCGACGACTCTCACTTCATGCGGACACTGCTGTCGGACATGCTCGAAGACGGCGACGTGACCGTCGTCGACACCGCCGCCAACGGTGCCGAGGCCGTCGCCGCCGTACGCGAACACCGGCCGGACGTGGTGACGATGGACCTCCAGATGCCCGAGGTCGACGGCCTGGAGGCCGTCGAGCGGATCATGGACGACAAGCCGACGCCCATCCTCATGCTGAGCGCCCACACGGCCGACGGCGCCGACGTGACTTTCGAGGCTCTGGAGAAGGGCGCGGTCGATTTCTTCACCAAACCGGGCGGCGAGGTGAGCACCCGGATGTCGAGCAAGGAAGACCAACTCGTCCGGAAGGTGAAAGCCGTCGCCGAGGCCGACGTGAGCGGCCGGGGAGCGGTCGCCGTCGACTCGACGGGTGGGTCGGCGGCCGGCAGCGTCGCCACCGACACTCGGGAGTATCGCGACGGCGCGACGGTCGTGATCGCGTCCTCGACCGGCGGCCCGACCGTCGTCGAGAGTCTCGTCGGGTCCCTGCCCCGGGACGCCGACCTTCGGGTACTGGTCGTCCAGCACATGCCGGACGCGTTCACCTCCCGCTTTGCCGACCGGCTCGACGCCGCGAGCGAGTACGACGTCTCGGAGGCGACCGGCGGGGACCGCATCGGCGGCGGCGAGGTGCTCGTCGCGCCCGGGGGCAAACACCTGGTCGTCGCGGGAGCCGGTGGAGGGCGACTCCGTACCAAGTTGAACGAGGACCCACCGGAGCACGGCGTGCGTCCGGCCGCCGACGTGACGATGCGCTCGGCGGCCGAGACGGTCGACGGGCCGCTGGTCGGTGTCGTGCTCACGGGTATGGGCGCGGACGGTGCCGCCGGGGCAGAGGCCGTCCACGACGCCGACGGACACGTCCTCGCACAGGACGAGTCGTCGTCGGCCGTGTTCGGGATGCCCAAGCGGGCCATCGAACGTGGCTGTGTCGACGACGTGTTGGCTGCCGGGGACCTTCCCGGGGGCATCCTCGATGCCGTCAAACTGGAGGTCAATGCATGA